The Williamsia sp. DF01-3 genome has a window encoding:
- the ftsX gene encoding permease-like cell division protein FtsX has protein sequence MRASFILSEVLNGLRRNVTMTMAMTITTAITLGMFGAGLLVVQMADKTQDIFLDRVEMQIFISDPVTDADPDCKAAPCAPLREQIEAARGVESVQYIDRAEAFKDAKTKTFANNPDIAALVRENTLPASFKVRMADPNQFGAVLDQFKNADGVDGVLDQRELVKRIFSVLDGARNAAFAIALVQAIAAILLIANTVQVAAYTRRTEVGIMRLVGATRWYTQLPFLLEAVVATVVGSLLAIAGLFGAKALFFDRALQDLYGVNILAKIQTADVLFVAPWLIIIGVVLSSVTAYGTLRYYVRE, from the coding sequence ATGCGCGCGAGTTTCATATTGAGCGAGGTCCTGAACGGACTGCGCCGCAACGTCACGATGACCATGGCGATGACCATCACCACGGCGATCACGCTGGGCATGTTCGGCGCCGGGTTGCTGGTGGTGCAGATGGCCGACAAGACCCAGGACATCTTCCTCGACCGGGTGGAGATGCAGATCTTCATCTCCGATCCGGTGACCGACGCCGACCCCGACTGCAAGGCAGCGCCATGTGCGCCGCTGCGTGAGCAGATCGAAGCTGCCCGTGGCGTGGAGTCGGTGCAGTACATCGACCGCGCCGAGGCGTTCAAAGACGCCAAGACCAAGACGTTTGCGAACAACCCGGACATCGCCGCCCTGGTGCGGGAGAACACTCTTCCCGCGTCGTTCAAGGTCAGGATGGCAGACCCGAACCAGTTCGGTGCTGTCCTCGATCAATTCAAGAACGCCGACGGAGTGGACGGCGTCCTCGATCAACGAGAGCTGGTCAAACGGATCTTCAGCGTCCTCGACGGGGCACGTAATGCTGCCTTCGCCATCGCGCTGGTGCAGGCGATCGCCGCGATCTTGTTGATCGCCAACACTGTTCAGGTGGCTGCCTACACCCGACGCACGGAAGTGGGCATCATGCGCCTGGTGGGTGCGACACGCTGGTACACCCAGCTGCCGTTCCTCCTCGAAGCAGTGGTCGCGACCGTGGTTGGTTCTCTGCTGGCCATCGCGGGACTATTCGGAGCCAAGGCGTTGTTCTTCGACCGGGCACTGCAAGACCTCTACGGGGTGAACATCCTGGCCAAGATCCAGACGGCCGACGTGCTGTTCGTGGCCCCGTGGCTGATCATCATCGGCGTGGTGCTCTCGAGCGTGACGGCATACGGCACTCTGCGGTACTACGTCCGCGAGTGA
- a CDS encoding NINE protein, whose protein sequence is MTQPPPGYPAPPPQPQGGPYNDTFYASIFGQEQGPMGYQDLAGLVRSGQVKPETQVRTQSSNWFPVSQVPGLFSDKEWLTALLISVFVGGLGIDRFYLGYTGLGIAKLLTCGGLGIWTLIDIVLIAMRKLPDSNGVPLK, encoded by the coding sequence ATGACACAACCTCCTCCCGGGTATCCGGCACCGCCACCCCAGCCGCAGGGTGGCCCCTACAACGACACCTTCTACGCTTCGATCTTCGGCCAGGAACAAGGCCCGATGGGGTACCAGGACCTCGCCGGGCTTGTCCGCTCCGGACAGGTCAAGCCGGAGACGCAGGTGCGCACCCAGTCGAGCAACTGGTTCCCGGTTTCTCAGGTGCCCGGCCTGTTCTCGGACAAGGAATGGCTCACAGCCCTGCTGATCTCCGTATTCGTCGGCGGTCTCGGCATCGACCGCTTCTACCTCGGCTACACCGGCCTCGGTATCGCCAAGCTGCTCACCTGTGGTGGCCTCGGCATCTGGACACTCATCGACATAGTCTTGATCGCGATGCGCAAGCTCCCCGACTCCAACGGTGTCCCCCTGAAGTGA
- the ftsE gene encoding cell division ATP-binding protein FtsE yields MISVKNVTMQYKASTRPALRDLSLEVDKGDFAFLIGPSGSGKSTFFRLLLKEDKPTSGDVYVGDFHVNKLPGRRVPKLRQSIGCVFQDFRLLQQKSVAENVAFALEVIGKPKSTVSKVVPEVLEYVGLSGKADRMPYELSGGEMQRVAIARAIANRPLLLLADEPTGNLDPDTSREIVEVLDRVNRRGTTVVMATHDRQIVDAMRRRVLEFSNGRLTRDDAHGVYGLGG; encoded by the coding sequence GTGATCAGCGTCAAGAATGTGACGATGCAATACAAGGCATCGACCAGGCCCGCCTTGCGAGATCTTTCTCTCGAGGTGGACAAGGGCGATTTCGCGTTTCTCATCGGCCCCTCCGGATCAGGTAAATCCACCTTCTTCCGGCTCCTGTTGAAGGAAGACAAACCCACCTCGGGTGATGTGTATGTGGGCGATTTCCACGTGAACAAACTGCCGGGCAGACGCGTGCCGAAGCTTCGCCAGTCCATCGGATGTGTATTCCAGGACTTCCGGTTGCTGCAGCAGAAGTCGGTGGCCGAGAACGTCGCGTTTGCCCTCGAGGTGATCGGGAAGCCGAAGAGCACCGTGTCGAAGGTGGTTCCGGAAGTGCTCGAGTACGTCGGGCTGTCCGGCAAGGCGGACCGCATGCCTTACGAGCTGTCGGGCGGTGAGATGCAGCGTGTCGCCATCGCCCGCGCCATCGCCAACCGGCCGCTGCTGCTGCTCGCCGACGAGCCCACCGGCAACCTGGATCCCGACACGAGCCGGGAGATCGTCGAGGTGCTCGATCGGGTGAACCGACGCGGGACCACGGTGGTGATGGCAACACACGACCGCCAGATCGTCGATGCGATGCGGCGCCGTGTGCTCGAGTTCAGCAACGGCCGTCTCACCCGTGACGACGCCCATGGCGTCTACGGGCTCGGCGGCTGA
- the prfB gene encoding peptide chain release factor 2, producing the protein MHPDVSADLDALDSTLTTVEKVLDLEELRRRIDELEHQAADPELWNNQEHAQQVTSELSHAQGELRRVSELRQRLEDVPLLYELAESEEGASQTEAMADADAERIALRADIEAMEVKTMLAGEYDHRDALVNIRSGAGGVDAADWAEMLMRMYIRWAEKHNYKVEVYDTSYAEEAGLKSATFAVKGPYMYGTLSIEMGTHRLVRISPFDNQGRRQTSFAEVEVLPVVETTDHIEIPETELRVDVYRSSGPGGQSVNTTDSAVRLTHIPTGIVVTCQNEKSQLQNKVAAMRVLQAKLLERKRKEERAEMDALKGDGGSSWGNQMRSYVLHPYQMVKDLRTEFEVNNPTAVLDGDIDGFIESGIRWRMAQNA; encoded by the coding sequence GTGCATCCAGACGTTTCAGCAGACCTCGACGCCCTCGACTCGACCCTCACCACAGTGGAGAAGGTGCTCGACCTCGAGGAGCTCCGGCGACGGATCGACGAACTCGAACACCAGGCCGCCGATCCGGAGCTGTGGAACAACCAGGAACACGCCCAGCAGGTCACCAGCGAGCTGTCCCACGCCCAGGGTGAGCTGCGGCGCGTCTCCGAGCTGAGGCAGCGACTGGAAGACGTGCCACTCCTCTACGAATTGGCCGAATCCGAGGAAGGCGCGTCCCAGACCGAGGCGATGGCCGACGCCGACGCCGAGCGCATCGCACTGCGGGCCGACATCGAGGCGATGGAGGTCAAGACGATGCTGGCGGGTGAATACGACCATCGTGACGCGCTGGTCAACATCCGATCCGGCGCCGGTGGCGTGGACGCCGCGGACTGGGCCGAGATGTTGATGCGCATGTACATCCGCTGGGCGGAGAAGCACAACTACAAGGTCGAGGTGTACGACACCTCCTACGCCGAAGAAGCCGGACTCAAGTCGGCCACCTTCGCGGTCAAGGGGCCGTACATGTACGGCACGTTGTCCATCGAGATGGGCACCCACCGGTTGGTGCGGATCAGTCCGTTCGACAACCAGGGTCGCAGGCAGACGTCGTTCGCGGAGGTCGAGGTGCTCCCTGTGGTGGAAACCACAGACCACATCGAGATCCCGGAAACCGAACTGCGCGTTGACGTTTACCGTTCATCCGGCCCTGGTGGACAGTCGGTGAACACCACGGACTCCGCTGTGCGTCTGACACACATTCCCACCGGTATCGTGGTGACCTGTCAGAACGAGAAGAGTCAGTTGCAGAACAAGGTAGCCGCCATGCGCGTGCTGCAGGCCAAGCTGCTCGAGCGCAAACGCAAGGAAGAACGCGCCGAGATGGACGCCCTCAAGGGAGACGGCGGATCCAGCTGGGGCAATCAGATGCGGTCATACGTACTGCATCCCTATCAAATGGTCAAAGACCTACGGACCGAGTTCGAGGTGAACAACCCCACCGCGGTTCTCGACGGCGACATCGACGGGTTCATAGAATCCGGTATTCGCTGGCGGATGGCACAGAACGCGTGA
- the hisN gene encoding histidinol-phosphatase: MTSPTQSDLEVALTLADAADAITIDRFGAVDLRVDSKPDLTPVSDADLAVETTLRERLADLRPDDAVLGEEFGGEAQISGRQWVIDPIDGTKNFVRGVPVWATLVALLVDGVPQVGVISAPALARRWWASAGEGAFAQRPDGSARPITVSQVTELDAASLAFSSLSGWRDRGIRDQFIALTDAVWRVRGYGDFYNYCLVAEGAVDITAEPEVSLWDLAPLDILVREAGGTFTSLDGTAGPHGGSAIATNGALHTAVLSSLRPRDGAY, translated from the coding sequence ATGACCTCGCCGACGCAGTCCGACCTCGAGGTGGCGCTGACGCTGGCCGACGCCGCCGACGCCATCACCATCGATCGTTTCGGCGCGGTGGATCTGCGCGTCGACTCCAAACCCGATTTGACCCCGGTGTCCGACGCCGATCTCGCCGTCGAGACGACGCTGCGTGAGAGGCTCGCGGACCTGCGTCCCGACGACGCGGTGCTCGGTGAAGAGTTCGGAGGCGAGGCGCAGATCAGCGGTCGCCAGTGGGTGATCGATCCGATCGACGGCACAAAGAACTTCGTGCGCGGGGTGCCGGTCTGGGCCACCCTGGTCGCGCTCCTCGTCGACGGGGTGCCGCAGGTGGGTGTGATCAGCGCGCCCGCTCTCGCGCGCCGGTGGTGGGCTTCGGCCGGCGAGGGCGCGTTCGCACAGCGTCCGGACGGCTCGGCGCGGCCGATCACGGTGTCGCAGGTGACCGAACTCGACGCGGCGAGCCTCGCGTTCTCGAGCCTGTCGGGGTGGCGCGACCGCGGGATCCGGGATCAGTTCATCGCCTTGACCGACGCTGTGTGGCGGGTACGCGGTTATGGCGACTTCTACAACTACTGCCTCGTGGCCGAGGGCGCGGTCGACATCACCGCGGAGCCGGAGGTGTCTTTGTGGGACCTAGCGCCACTGGACATCCTGGTGCGTGAGGCGGGCGGGACGTTCACCTCGCTCGACGGAACGGCCGGCCCCCACGGCGGGAGTGCGATCGCCACGAACGGCGCCTTGCATACGGCCGTTCTCTCGTCGCTGCGGCCGCGCGACGGCGCATACTGA
- a CDS encoding MBL fold metallo-hydrolase translates to MQITHFGHSCILVEHDGTTILFDPGNFSHGFTGLTGLDAILITHQHPDHVDVAALPDLVAGNPGAVLYADPQTTRQLNDDDVAGSWTAARPGDEFAVGGLTARITGGTHAVIHPDIPTIDNVAYLLGDDAGRAQLMHPGDSLFVPEVEVDVLAMPTMAPWMKISEAIDYLRAVSPRVAFPIHQGLLGDAGLKMHYSRLSEMSDPATDFIVLPGEDALDLT, encoded by the coding sequence ATGCAGATCACACACTTCGGGCACTCCTGCATCTTGGTCGAACACGACGGCACCACAATCCTTTTCGATCCCGGCAACTTCTCGCACGGGTTCACCGGACTCACCGGGCTCGACGCCATCCTGATCACGCACCAGCACCCCGATCACGTTGATGTCGCGGCGTTGCCAGACCTGGTCGCCGGCAATCCCGGCGCGGTGTTGTACGCGGATCCGCAGACCACCCGTCAGCTCAATGACGACGACGTCGCAGGCTCGTGGACAGCAGCCCGCCCGGGCGACGAGTTCGCCGTCGGCGGGCTCACGGCTCGCATCACCGGCGGCACCCACGCGGTGATCCACCCCGACATCCCCACCATCGACAACGTGGCCTACCTGTTGGGCGACGATGCCGGTCGGGCACAACTGATGCACCCCGGGGACTCGCTGTTCGTACCAGAGGTGGAGGTGGACGTGCTGGCCATGCCGACCATGGCGCCGTGGATGAAGATCAGCGAGGCGATCGACTATCTGCGCGCAGTCTCGCCGAGGGTGGCCTTCCCCATCCACCAAGGCCTACTCGGCGACGCGGGCCTCAAGATGCACTACAGCCGGTTGTCCGAGATGAGTGATCCCGCAACCGACTTCATTGTCCTGCCCGGGGAGGACGCGCTCGACCTGACGTGA
- a CDS encoding DUF2752 domain-containing protein: MAAPPTADRRQSERNVRIAAGLGLGAVAAAFLISPALSTSGPTLCPVRLVTGLPCPGCGLTRSWTAAAHGQFSDAFAYNFFGPISLAATMVFLALAGVLLARRRSVAGLARAARHPVLWAVVALWIGYGIARVVDQVVGGGLFPDVS; this comes from the coding sequence GTGGCGGCCCCGCCCACCGCAGACCGGCGGCAGTCCGAACGAAATGTTCGGATTGCCGCCGGTCTCGGTCTGGGTGCGGTCGCCGCAGCGTTCCTGATCAGCCCAGCTCTCAGCACATCGGGGCCCACGCTGTGCCCGGTACGACTGGTCACCGGGCTGCCTTGCCCCGGTTGCGGGCTCACCCGTAGCTGGACGGCTGCCGCCCACGGCCAGTTCTCTGATGCCTTCGCCTACAACTTCTTCGGCCCGATCAGCCTTGCCGCGACCATGGTGTTCCTTGCGCTCGCCGGCGTACTGCTGGCGCGGCGACGATCGGTGGCCGGTCTCGCGCGAGCCGCCAGGCATCCCGTTCTCTGGGCGGTGGTCGCCCTGTGGATCGGGTACGGAATCGCGCGCGTCGTCGACCAGGTAGTCGGTGGTGGTCTGTTCCCCGACGTCTCGTGA
- a CDS encoding TetR/AcrR family transcriptional regulator — MKTTRNYVMRSRAESAGLTRRRALEATVALAGEKPFATIVLPEVAARAGVSVQTVLRQFGSRDGLLDAATEFVAEQLRSHRSSPPGDVRAALEVLFDHFDDHGDAVIMLLGQEGWDRRAAQLTESERQAHRAWVSTVFAPQLADRSAAARTELIDMLVVATDVYTWKLLCRDRTLSRSTAQRRVSRMVSAILAAA; from the coding sequence ATGAAAACGACGCGAAACTACGTCATGCGTTCGCGTGCCGAGTCCGCCGGTCTGACCCGGCGGCGGGCACTGGAGGCCACCGTCGCACTCGCCGGTGAGAAGCCGTTCGCAACGATTGTGCTCCCTGAGGTCGCCGCTCGCGCCGGCGTGAGTGTGCAGACCGTCCTGCGCCAATTCGGTAGCCGTGATGGTCTGCTGGATGCCGCCACCGAGTTCGTCGCCGAACAACTCCGATCACACCGATCCAGTCCTCCGGGCGACGTCCGGGCCGCTCTGGAGGTGCTGTTCGACCACTTCGACGACCACGGAGACGCGGTGATCATGCTCCTGGGTCAGGAGGGTTGGGACCGCCGCGCGGCCCAGCTCACCGAGTCCGAACGTCAGGCCCACCGCGCGTGGGTGAGTACCGTCTTCGCCCCGCAGCTGGCCGACCGGTCGGCTGCGGCACGGACCGAGCTCATCGACATGCTGGTGGTGGCGACCGATGTGTACACCTGGAAGCTGCTGTGCCGCGACCGCACGTTGTCGAGGAGCACAGCGCAGCGCCGGGTATCTCGAATGGTGTCGGCGATACTCGCGGCTGCATAA
- a CDS encoding acyl-CoA dehydrogenase family protein, whose amino-acid sequence MAINLELPRKLHQTVDQAHQAAAQIFRPISRKYDLREHDYPVELDTLASLYDGLNEAGAAGAGADGGRSQQKNKKELPAGAVVNGGNMQSVLNTMETSWGDLGLMLSIPYQGLGNAAIAAVASEEQLKKFGKVWASMAITEPSFGSDSAAVSTTATRDGDDYIINGEKIYVTAGSRADHIVVWATVDKSAGRAAIKSFVVPREHEGVTIERLEHKLGIKASDTAAIRFENCRVPAENLLGSPEVDTKKGFGGVMQTFDNTRPMVAGMAVGVTRAALEELRTLLEEAGVDIDYDKPANNQHAAAAEFIRMESDFEAAYLHSLRAAWMADNKEPNSKEASMSKAKAGRTVTDVTTKAVELAGSLGYSERSLLEKWARDSKILDIFEGTQQIQNLIIARRVLGKTSAELK is encoded by the coding sequence ATGGCAATCAATCTCGAACTTCCCCGGAAGCTGCACCAGACGGTCGACCAGGCCCATCAGGCTGCGGCGCAGATCTTCCGGCCCATCTCTCGTAAGTACGACCTCCGCGAACACGACTACCCGGTTGAGCTCGACACCCTGGCGAGTCTGTACGACGGACTCAATGAAGCCGGAGCCGCCGGAGCCGGCGCCGACGGCGGACGTAGCCAGCAGAAGAACAAGAAAGAACTGCCCGCAGGCGCAGTCGTCAACGGCGGCAACATGCAGTCGGTGCTCAACACGATGGAAACCTCGTGGGGCGACCTCGGTCTGATGCTGTCGATTCCGTATCAGGGGTTGGGCAACGCCGCCATCGCGGCCGTCGCCTCCGAAGAGCAGCTCAAGAAGTTCGGCAAGGTCTGGGCATCGATGGCCATCACCGAACCCAGCTTCGGCTCCGACTCTGCCGCGGTCTCGACCACCGCGACCCGGGACGGCGACGACTACATCATCAACGGCGAAAAGATCTATGTGACAGCCGGATCCCGCGCCGACCACATCGTCGTTTGGGCCACAGTGGACAAGAGCGCCGGCCGTGCGGCGATCAAGAGCTTCGTCGTCCCCCGTGAACACGAAGGTGTGACGATCGAGCGTCTCGAGCACAAGCTCGGCATCAAGGCTTCCGACACTGCCGCGATCCGTTTCGAGAACTGCCGCGTCCCGGCCGAAAACCTCTTGGGATCACCAGAAGTGGACACCAAAAAGGGTTTCGGCGGGGTCATGCAGACCTTCGACAACACCCGTCCGATGGTCGCGGGTATGGCGGTCGGTGTGACGCGGGCGGCGCTCGAGGAACTCCGAACACTGCTCGAAGAAGCAGGCGTGGACATCGATTACGACAAGCCCGCCAACAACCAGCACGCCGCTGCAGCAGAGTTCATCCGGATGGAGTCAGATTTCGAAGCCGCATACCTGCATTCACTGCGGGCAGCGTGGATGGCCGACAACAAGGAGCCGAACTCCAAAGAAGCTTCGATGTCGAAGGCGAAGGCTGGGCGTACGGTCACCGACGTGACCACCAAGGCCGTGGAACTCGCGGGCAGCCTTGGCTATTCGGAACGCTCCCTTTTGGAGAAATGGGCCCGCGATTCGAAGATCCTCGATATCTTCGAGGGAACCCAGCAGATCCAGAACCTGATCATCGCACGTCGAGTTCTCGGAAAGACGAGCGCAGAACTCAAGTGA
- a CDS encoding acyl-CoA dehydrogenase family protein, with amino-acid sequence MSTHTEPRDTSAVGKNPHRRSAIGAAMRVLTTVTGSDFADKYKIREPLNRIAYEGTKTGFKTIGAATRAFSRAQGGDKAKRLSTTPKDYFNLFPDDEQKMIADTVKEFAGEILRPAAHDADAAAAAPPEILARSAELGITMINVPEEFEGAATERGVVTNSLVAEAMAYGDMGLALPLLAPSGVATTLTQFGSDAQQKTYLPDFAGENVPQAAVVIAEPRPLFDAMSLQTKATRVPSGYRLNGVKSFVPAAASSELFIIGAQLDGRPALFIVESNSKGLVVEADPGMGVRAAGIGRLLLTDVTVPATALLGEEEGESAFTDYRDVVRLARLGWSSLAVGTAHAVLDYVIPYVNEREAFGEPISNRQAVAFMVANMATELDSIRLVTLRGAARAEQGLSFAREAALARKLTADKGMQIGSDGVQLLGGHGFTKEHPVERWFRDLRGAAIGEGIVVI; translated from the coding sequence ATGAGCACTCATACCGAGCCCCGCGACACCTCCGCTGTGGGCAAGAACCCCCACCGCCGTAGCGCCATCGGAGCAGCGATGCGAGTCCTGACCACGGTGACCGGCTCCGACTTCGCCGACAAGTACAAGATCCGCGAGCCGCTGAACCGCATCGCGTACGAGGGAACCAAGACGGGGTTCAAGACGATCGGCGCCGCAACCCGCGCCTTCTCCCGCGCCCAGGGTGGCGACAAGGCGAAGCGTCTGTCCACCACCCCCAAGGACTACTTCAACCTGTTCCCCGACGACGAACAGAAGATGATCGCGGACACCGTCAAGGAGTTCGCGGGCGAGATCTTGCGCCCGGCAGCCCACGACGCCGACGCCGCAGCCGCAGCCCCGCCCGAGATCCTCGCTCGCAGTGCCGAACTCGGCATCACGATGATCAACGTTCCCGAAGAGTTCGAGGGCGCCGCCACCGAGCGTGGCGTGGTCACCAACTCGCTCGTCGCCGAAGCGATGGCTTATGGCGACATGGGCTTGGCACTGCCGCTGCTGGCACCCAGCGGTGTCGCCACCACGCTCACCCAGTTCGGCAGCGACGCGCAGCAGAAGACCTACCTGCCGGACTTCGCGGGCGAGAACGTGCCCCAGGCCGCCGTCGTCATCGCCGAGCCACGCCCACTGTTCGACGCAATGTCGCTGCAGACCAAGGCAACCCGGGTACCCAGCGGATACCGGCTCAACGGCGTGAAGTCGTTTGTGCCCGCTGCGGCGTCTTCGGAACTGTTCATCATCGGCGCACAGCTCGATGGCCGCCCCGCTCTGTTCATCGTCGAGTCGAATTCCAAAGGACTTGTCGTGGAAGCAGATCCCGGCATGGGTGTGCGCGCCGCCGGCATCGGTCGGCTGCTGCTCACCGACGTGACCGTGCCCGCCACCGCATTGCTTGGTGAAGAAGAGGGCGAGAGCGCCTTCACCGACTACCGCGACGTGGTCCGGCTTGCCCGGCTCGGTTGGTCTTCGCTGGCAGTCGGTACGGCCCATGCCGTCCTCGACTACGTCATCCCGTATGTGAACGAGCGTGAGGCGTTCGGGGAGCCGATCTCCAACCGTCAGGCCGTGGCATTCATGGTCGCGAACATGGCAACCGAGCTCGATTCGATCCGGCTTGTCACCCTGCGTGGCGCTGCCCGCGCCGAGCAGGGCCTGTCTTTCGCCCGAGAAGCGGCGCTGGCCCGCAAGCTCACCGCCGACAAGGGTATGCAAATCGGTTCGGACGGAGTGCAATTGCTCGGCGGACACGGCTTCACCAAGGAACATCCGGTCGAGCGCTGGTTCCGCGATCTGCGCGGTGCGGCCATCGGCGAGGGCATCGTCGTCATCTGA
- a CDS encoding mechanosensitive ion channel family protein, whose amino-acid sequence MQDLVALVTAAPETPAGTSRFVRWLSLQGLTIVLWVLGALLATRFIQWVVGRITARIDSQFTESDALVRSEAIKHRHSVAQILAWAAIAIVYIIAGFNVVRQFNVPITGFVAPATVLGAALGFGAQRIVQDLLSGFFIITEKQYGFGDVVSLAIVGATEPAEGTVEDVTLRITKLRSADGEMITIPNGQIVKAINLSKDWARSVVDIPLPIGADMSKVNDLIAQIGHQAFTDSRTRNLLLDEPTAMGVIDIEVDTMTVRIVARTLPGKQFEVSRDLRSRIVRAFGRAGIALAPGSVIETDSVSPVAAEEGSR is encoded by the coding sequence ATGCAAGACCTCGTCGCGCTCGTGACCGCAGCGCCGGAAACCCCGGCCGGCACCAGCCGCTTCGTCCGATGGCTGTCCCTACAGGGACTCACCATCGTTCTCTGGGTGCTCGGCGCCCTGCTCGCGACCCGATTCATCCAGTGGGTGGTCGGACGGATCACCGCGCGCATCGACTCGCAGTTCACCGAATCCGATGCCCTCGTGCGCTCGGAAGCGATCAAGCATCGCCACTCGGTGGCGCAGATCCTCGCCTGGGCGGCGATTGCGATCGTCTACATCATCGCCGGCTTCAACGTCGTGCGGCAGTTCAACGTCCCCATCACCGGATTCGTCGCACCCGCGACAGTGCTCGGTGCGGCCCTCGGTTTCGGTGCGCAGCGCATCGTGCAGGACCTGCTGTCCGGATTCTTCATCATCACCGAGAAGCAGTACGGATTCGGAGACGTGGTCAGCCTGGCCATCGTCGGCGCGACCGAACCCGCCGAGGGGACGGTGGAGGACGTCACACTGCGCATCACCAAACTGCGCTCCGCCGATGGCGAGATGATCACCATCCCCAACGGCCAGATCGTCAAGGCCATCAACCTGTCGAAGGACTGGGCACGGTCGGTGGTCGACATCCCGTTGCCGATCGGTGCCGACATGAGCAAGGTGAACGACCTCATCGCCCAGATCGGACACCAGGCGTTCACCGACTCGCGCACCCGCAATCTGCTGCTCGATGAGCCGACCGCGATGGGCGTGATCGACATCGAGGTTGACACCATGACGGTCCGCATCGTCGCCCGCACCCTGCCAGGTAAACAATTCGAGGTGAGCCGCGACCTCCGCTCGCGCATCGTCCGGGCATTCGGTCGCGCCGGTATCGCACTGGCCCCGGGCAGCGTCATCGAAACCGATTCCGTGTCACCCGTCGCAGCCGAGGAGGGAAGCCGATGA
- a CDS encoding transglycosylase family protein, with the protein MTNMRKLAARTAIAGALTLAPMGAFAATASAEGAHNWDAVAQCESGGNWAINTGNGYYGGLQFSQSTWEANGGVGVASDASREEQIRVAENVLASQGVGAWPVCGQYLYS; encoded by the coding sequence ATGACCAACATGCGCAAGCTTGCCGCCCGCACGGCGATCGCCGGAGCTCTGACGCTCGCACCGATGGGTGCGTTCGCAGCAACTGCCTCGGCCGAGGGTGCCCACAACTGGGACGCCGTCGCACAATGCGAGAGCGGCGGGAACTGGGCCATCAACACCGGTAACGGCTACTACGGCGGACTGCAGTTCAGCCAGTCGACCTGGGAGGCCAATGGCGGCGTCGGCGTTGCGTCGGACGCAAGCCGTGAGGAGCAGATCCGAGTGGCTGAGAACGTGCTCGCCTCGCAGGGCGTCGGCGCTTGGCCCGTCTGCGGGCAGTATCTCTACAGCTGA